One Erythrobacter sp. SDW2 genomic region harbors:
- a CDS encoding isoprenylcysteine carboxylmethyltransferase family protein produces the protein MRATSRPAVDSPQLPRSDVSSGVGFAGLLGLAAWILFCRNYAPIADALDIGGPRAPLSGPFASLAAMLFTAGPMIVWSLLVDKVHMRPSTGIDWSNPRPAIETGAISTTKITGLWATWAIIAGLYCLGRWYWDGQYLFAMKVLGVALVPMLVLSVPYMLWLDRRMVEPRDHCWHFGAMLLGREPYEIDEVKKHWRAWIIKGFFGAFMISILPGGFQQVVEADLVAFGQNPAQFAWFLITLLFLVDVQIGTVGYLVTFRPLDAHIRSGNPFLGGWVAALLCYPPFVFGFMGGDGLLAYEVHTPGWVHWFEANPVLLSLWGAVLVFLTAIYAWATVAFGIRFSNLTYRGVLTNGPYRFTRHPAYVSKNLFWWLSVLPFMVGPDGSLVDVIRNSFFLAVVSGIYYWRAKTEEAHLLAEDPKYRAYSDWMEQHGLITAPLVRLGKWVRRSRPVLAEPAE, from the coding sequence ATGCGCGCAACGTCTCGCCCTGCCGTGGATTCCCCGCAGCTACCCCGGAGTGATGTTTCTTCCGGTGTCGGCTTTGCCGGCCTGCTGGGTCTGGCCGCGTGGATCCTGTTTTGCCGCAACTATGCGCCGATCGCCGATGCGCTCGATATCGGCGGCCCGCGTGCTCCACTGTCCGGACCCTTTGCTTCGCTGGCAGCAATGCTGTTCACCGCCGGACCGATGATCGTCTGGTCGCTGCTGGTGGACAAGGTCCACATGCGCCCTTCGACCGGGATCGACTGGAGCAATCCGCGCCCGGCCATTGAGACCGGCGCAATTTCCACCACGAAGATCACCGGTCTGTGGGCGACCTGGGCGATCATCGCCGGCCTCTATTGCCTAGGGCGATGGTATTGGGACGGGCAGTACCTGTTCGCGATGAAGGTGCTGGGCGTGGCGCTCGTACCGATGCTCGTGCTGTCGGTTCCCTACATGCTGTGGCTCGATCGACGGATGGTGGAGCCGCGCGACCATTGCTGGCATTTCGGCGCCATGCTGCTGGGTCGCGAGCCGTATGAGATTGACGAGGTCAAGAAGCACTGGCGGGCATGGATCATCAAGGGCTTCTTCGGTGCCTTCATGATCTCGATTCTGCCGGGCGGGTTCCAGCAAGTGGTCGAGGCAGACCTTGTCGCGTTCGGGCAGAACCCGGCGCAGTTTGCCTGGTTCCTCATCACCCTGCTGTTCCTGGTCGATGTGCAGATCGGCACGGTGGGTTATCTCGTCACGTTCCGCCCGCTCGATGCGCATATCCGCAGCGGCAATCCCTTCCTCGGCGGCTGGGTCGCGGCGCTGCTATGCTATCCGCCCTTCGTATTCGGCTTCATGGGCGGCGACGGGCTGCTGGCGTACGAGGTCCACACGCCCGGCTGGGTGCACTGGTTCGAAGCCAATCCGGTCCTGCTGAGCCTGTGGGGCGCAGTGCTGGTGTTCCTGACGGCGATTTATGCCTGGGCCACGGTTGCTTTCGGCATCCGCTTCTCCAACCTGACCTATCGCGGGGTGCTGACGAACGGGCCGTATCGTTTCACCCGGCACCCGGCCTATGTCTCCAAGAACCTGTTCTGGTGGCTTTCCGTCCTGCCTTTCATGGTCGGGCCCGATGGCAGCTTGGTCGACGTAATCCGCAACAGCTTCTTCCTCGCGGTCGTTAGCGGCATCTACTACTGGCGCGCCAAGACCGAGGAAGCGCACCTGCTGGCAGAAGATCCGAAGTACCGCGCCTATTCCGACTGGATGGAGCAGCACGGGCTTATCACCGCGCCGCTGGTGCGGCTCGGCAAATGGGTTCGCAGAAGCCGCCCGGTGCTGGCAGAACCCGCCGAGTAA
- a CDS encoding PQQ-binding-like beta-propeller repeat protein yields MHFSRNGWAFKAATAAVLATSVAGCSGGLFGGGDGPKKTPTLGIREPVLSKIETGASIDPALAGIAVVLPPQQVNADWAMASGTPSKSYGHLALADNPSKAWSARIAGASKRARFGAAPVVGSGKLFVVDTEGTVNALDAASGAKVWSHQIEVDKGSRSSAFGGGVSYSGGRVFATNGVGEVVALDADTGAEIWKVKPAGPLRDAPTLAFNLVIVMTQDNQIIALRASDGSVAWQESGASGKAGVFGVASPAAGQGSIVAGYSSGELVAYRYENGITLWSDALARTSISTAVGSLTDIDADPIIDSGRVYALGQGGRMAAYELVTGQRIWELSLAGISTPAIAGEWIFTLTDDAKMLAIARSSGKVRWMTELPRWRDVKDKQGPIFWTGPVLAGNSLYVASSEGEIWRLSVGEGSAQLFTDLKQPVSVPPIVANNTLYVLDDSGELHAFR; encoded by the coding sequence ATGCATTTCTCGCGAAACGGTTGGGCTTTCAAGGCAGCGACCGCAGCCGTGCTGGCCACCAGCGTGGCCGGTTGCTCCGGCGGTCTGTTCGGCGGTGGCGACGGTCCCAAGAAGACCCCGACGCTGGGCATTCGCGAGCCGGTGTTGTCGAAGATCGAGACCGGTGCGTCGATCGATCCCGCACTGGCCGGGATCGCCGTCGTGCTGCCGCCGCAGCAGGTCAATGCCGACTGGGCGATGGCCAGCGGGACGCCGAGCAAGAGCTATGGCCACCTCGCGCTGGCTGACAACCCTTCGAAAGCCTGGTCGGCCCGCATTGCCGGCGCCAGCAAACGGGCGCGCTTTGGCGCCGCACCTGTGGTGGGCAGCGGCAAGCTGTTCGTGGTCGACACCGAAGGCACTGTGAATGCTCTCGACGCGGCCAGCGGTGCCAAGGTCTGGAGCCACCAGATCGAAGTCGACAAGGGTTCGCGCAGTTCGGCCTTCGGCGGCGGGGTTAGTTACTCGGGCGGCCGGGTTTTCGCCACCAATGGCGTCGGCGAGGTGGTCGCTCTCGATGCCGATACCGGGGCCGAGATCTGGAAGGTCAAGCCCGCCGGGCCGCTGCGCGATGCGCCGACGCTCGCTTTCAACCTGGTCATCGTGATGACGCAGGATAACCAGATTATCGCCTTGCGAGCCAGTGATGGCAGCGTGGCGTGGCAGGAATCGGGTGCATCGGGCAAAGCCGGCGTGTTCGGCGTCGCTTCGCCCGCGGCCGGGCAGGGCTCGATTGTCGCAGGCTACAGCTCGGGCGAGCTGGTGGCCTATCGCTACGAGAACGGGATCACCCTGTGGTCCGATGCTTTGGCGCGAACTTCGATCAGCACGGCGGTCGGCTCTTTGACCGACATCGATGCCGACCCGATCATCGATTCAGGCCGCGTTTATGCGCTGGGCCAGGGCGGGCGCATGGCGGCCTATGAACTGGTCACCGGCCAGCGCATCTGGGAACTGAGCCTGGCCGGCATTTCCACCCCCGCCATTGCCGGCGAGTGGATATTCACCCTGACCGACGATGCCAAGATGCTCGCCATTGCACGATCGAGCGGCAAGGTCCGATGGATGACCGAATTGCCGCGATGGCGCGACGTGAAGGACAAGCAGGGCCCGATCTTCTGGACCGGCCCCGTGCTGGCCGGCAATTCGCTCTATGTCGCCAGCAGCGAAGGTGAGATCTGGCGCCTGAGCGTGGGCGAAGGCAGCGCGCAGCTGTTTACCGACCTCAAGCAGCCGGTCAGCGTGCCGCCGATCGTTGCGAACAACACGCTCTATGTGCTCGACGACAGTGGCGAACTGCACGCGTTCCGCTAA
- a CDS encoding tetratricopeptide repeat protein — protein MALTPSNSSDKDDKKAKIAAAQDEALLREVDEAVRQDEMAEFGQKYGRPLLGLVIGGLAAFGGYLWWDGRQEAAMEASSEKLVSAMDQIAAGNLGSGGETLAELAKGDNVGTRASALMLQGAVLMQQGDKPGAAKMFGQLATDSEAPQAYRDLALIRQVEAQYDTMQPEEVVSRLKALAVPDNAFFGRAGELVAMAYLDQNKKNEAGTLFSQISKDEDVPETLRSRARQMAGLLGIDAIEDVDKVLDEVNADKNATSTKAE, from the coding sequence GTGGCCCTGACACCCAGCAATTCCTCCGACAAAGACGACAAGAAGGCCAAGATCGCCGCTGCCCAGGACGAAGCGCTGCTGCGCGAAGTCGACGAGGCCGTGCGGCAGGACGAAATGGCCGAGTTCGGCCAGAAATACGGTCGCCCGCTGCTCGGCCTGGTGATCGGCGGGTTGGCTGCCTTTGGCGGCTACCTGTGGTGGGATGGCCGCCAGGAAGCTGCGATGGAGGCTTCGTCGGAGAAGCTCGTTTCGGCCATGGACCAGATCGCAGCCGGCAATCTCGGGTCCGGCGGCGAGACGCTTGCCGAGCTGGCCAAGGGCGACAATGTCGGCACCCGCGCTTCGGCGCTGATGCTGCAAGGCGCGGTGTTGATGCAGCAGGGCGACAAGCCGGGCGCGGCCAAGATGTTCGGCCAGCTGGCGACCGACAGCGAAGCCCCGCAGGCCTATCGCGACCTTGCGCTGATCCGCCAGGTAGAGGCGCAATACGATACGATGCAGCCCGAGGAAGTGGTGAGCCGACTGAAGGCCCTTGCGGTTCCCGACAATGCCTTCTTCGGCCGGGCCGGTGAACTGGTGGCCATGGCCTATCTGGACCAGAACAAGAAGAACGAGGCCGGCACACTCTTCAGCCAGATTTCAAAGGATGAAGATGTGCCGGAAACCCTGCGGTCGCGCGCACGACAGATGGCCGGTCTGCTCGGCATCGATGCAATCGAAGACGTCGACAAGGTGCTCGACGAAGTGAACGCCGACAAGAACGCGACCTCGACCAAGGCCGAATAG
- a CDS encoding glycosyltransferase family 4 protein has product MKQTKADPVRFLHLHSTFSAGGKELRCVQLINAFGPGVEHSIVSGVPGATGAAQHIAKSARVRFPDGFPSLQGKPWPWRLHRLAQAMKGYDLVLTYNWGAMDAVMAHTLFSGPLDLPPLVHHSDGFNEDEQFGLKPSRNLYHKLALGKTHRLVVPSQTLEAIALEVWEQPFGRVANIPNGIDTMAFAKTPARNALPGLKKGDGELWVGTLAGLRPVKNLPRLVRAFAAMPEPWKLVIVGEGPEEATIRAEAGRLGIAARVLLPGFAPNPSRYVGLFDIFALSSNSEQFPISVVEAMAAGLPVVAPAVGDIANMVAEENTALVSQPGDEAALEQALLSLAADPDRRVAIGAANRLLARARYDESAMIAAYRRLYGGAIGRALPG; this is encoded by the coding sequence ATGAAGCAGACAAAGGCGGACCCGGTCCGCTTCCTGCATCTGCATTCGACCTTTTCCGCAGGCGGCAAGGAGCTGCGCTGCGTGCAGCTGATCAACGCTTTCGGCCCGGGAGTGGAGCACAGCATCGTTTCCGGCGTTCCCGGCGCGACCGGTGCGGCCCAGCACATTGCCAAGAGCGCGCGGGTTCGCTTTCCGGACGGTTTCCCCTCGCTTCAGGGCAAGCCATGGCCGTGGCGGCTCCATCGCCTTGCCCAGGCGATGAAGGGTTATGACCTCGTCCTGACCTACAACTGGGGCGCGATGGATGCCGTGATGGCGCATACGCTGTTCAGCGGGCCGCTGGACTTGCCGCCGCTGGTACACCATTCCGACGGCTTCAACGAGGACGAACAGTTTGGGCTAAAGCCCAGCCGCAACCTCTATCACAAGCTGGCGCTGGGCAAGACCCACCGGCTGGTGGTGCCGTCGCAGACGCTGGAGGCGATTGCTCTGGAGGTGTGGGAGCAGCCCTTTGGACGGGTCGCAAATATCCCCAACGGCATCGACACCATGGCTTTCGCCAAGACTCCGGCGCGCAACGCCTTGCCGGGACTGAAAAAGGGCGATGGCGAGCTGTGGGTCGGCACGCTGGCAGGACTGCGCCCGGTCAAGAACCTGCCCCGGCTGGTCCGAGCTTTTGCTGCCATGCCGGAGCCGTGGAAACTGGTGATCGTCGGCGAAGGTCCGGAGGAAGCGACGATCAGGGCAGAGGCTGGGCGATTGGGCATCGCCGCTCGCGTGTTGCTGCCCGGTTTTGCGCCCAACCCGTCGCGCTATGTCGGCCTGTTCGACATCTTTGCGCTGTCGAGCAATTCGGAGCAGTTTCCCATATCCGTGGTTGAAGCGATGGCGGCGGGCCTCCCCGTGGTGGCCCCAGCCGTCGGGGACATTGCCAACATGGTGGCAGAGGAAAACACCGCGCTTGTCAGCCAGCCTGGTGACGAGGCCGCATTGGAGCAGGCGCTGCTTTCGCTTGCCGCTGATCCCGACCGCCGTGTCGCCATCGGCGCGGCGAACCGGTTGCTGGCCCGCGCGCGTTACGACGAAAGCGCCATGATCGCGGCCTATCGGCGGCTCTATGGCGGTGCCATCGGCAGAGCTCTCCCCGGCTAA
- a CDS encoding alpha/beta fold hydrolase, protein MTDPTDTERAWAHRHWQSADGLKLHYRDYPGDANKAPVLCLHGLTRNARDFAELAERIAPSRRVIVPEMRGRGRSDYAKDSSTYNPVQYAADVELLLAEQGIEQFVAIGTSLGGLMTMLLAATRPGRIVGAVLNDIGPVIDEDGLEAIRGYVGQGRSFQTWMHAARALKDVHGSAHPTFGIEDWLAMAKRVMVLGQGGRIVFDYDMAIAEPFSAAPSNAAPPDMWLAFEALATAPVVLVRGAQSNILSPATAMQMQARNKQLVLVTVADTGHAPLLSEPDVLVAIDRLLGHVP, encoded by the coding sequence TTGACCGACCCGACCGACACCGAACGCGCCTGGGCCCATCGCCACTGGCAGAGCGCCGACGGGCTCAAGCTGCATTATCGCGATTACCCCGGCGATGCGAACAAGGCACCGGTGTTGTGCCTGCACGGCCTCACCCGCAATGCGCGCGATTTTGCCGAACTGGCCGAGCGGATTGCACCGTCGCGCAGGGTAATCGTGCCGGAAATGCGCGGGCGGGGCCGCAGCGACTATGCCAAGGACAGCAGCACGTACAACCCGGTGCAATATGCTGCGGATGTCGAGCTGTTGCTGGCCGAGCAAGGGATCGAGCAGTTCGTCGCGATCGGCACTTCGCTGGGCGGTTTGATGACCATGTTGCTTGCCGCGACCAGGCCCGGACGGATCGTTGGCGCGGTGCTCAACGATATCGGTCCGGTGATCGACGAGGATGGTTTGGAAGCGATCCGTGGCTATGTCGGGCAGGGGCGCAGTTTCCAGACCTGGATGCATGCTGCCCGCGCGCTCAAGGATGTACATGGCAGCGCTCACCCGACTTTCGGGATCGAGGATTGGCTGGCCATGGCCAAGCGGGTGATGGTGCTGGGGCAGGGCGGGCGCATCGTGTTCGACTACGACATGGCCATTGCCGAGCCCTTCAGCGCTGCGCCCAGCAATGCTGCGCCACCCGACATGTGGCTCGCCTTCGAAGCGCTGGCGACTGCGCCGGTGGTGTTGGTGAGGGGGGCGCAGTCGAACATTCTCTCGCCCGCTACCGCCATGCAAATGCAGGCGCGGAACAAGCAGCTCGTGCTGGTTACCGTAGCCGACACCGGCCATGCGCCGCTCCTGAGTGAGCCCGATGTGCTGGTCGCCATCGACCGGTTGCTGGGCCATGTGCCATGA
- a CDS encoding protein adenylyltransferase SelO family protein encodes MRSEPQAASYRPDPAIEDIAPWLADPVKPADFPQATLRFRNDRHAATVGLDKLSDEEWTSHFARFDPLPGNLPQPLALRYHGHQFRVYNPDIGDGRGFLFAQLRDSADRLLDLGTKGSGTTPYSRTADGRLTLKGAVREILATEFLEALGVNTSKTFSVIETGEELERGDEPSPTRSAVMVRLSHSHIRIGSFQRLLVLEEPGHMAALVDYCLARYPGPPPPDDAPGRDEPAVKLLHQVVERMADLAASYMVSGFVHGVLNTDNMNVTGESFDYGPWRWLPRWEPGFTAAYFDHSGLYAFGRQPEALHWNCGQLAIALRALAEAEPLIAAMNRFGPLYAQAIARRWCWRLGVESRGLEADSALVAACERELRDGAWQPDAFFHAHRGGRGELAALANYTPVEGALDHPYWHEGAPESMLIDEVEALWSAIADGDDWQPLEDKVACLRRAGKAHGELLPPPGHVKYAYTSSPPN; translated from the coding sequence ATGCGCTCCGAACCGCAAGCCGCGAGCTATCGCCCTGACCCAGCGATAGAAGATATTGCACCCTGGCTCGCCGATCCGGTCAAACCGGCAGATTTCCCGCAGGCAACCCTGCGCTTCCGCAACGACCGACATGCTGCGACCGTCGGGCTCGACAAGCTCTCTGACGAGGAGTGGACCAGCCACTTCGCCCGCTTCGATCCCCTGCCCGGCAACTTGCCCCAGCCGCTGGCGCTGCGGTATCACGGACACCAGTTCCGCGTGTACAATCCCGACATCGGCGACGGGCGCGGGTTCCTTTTCGCGCAGCTGCGCGACAGCGCGGATCGCTTGCTCGATCTCGGCACCAAGGGGTCGGGCACCACACCCTACAGCCGCACCGCCGACGGGCGGCTGACGCTCAAAGGTGCGGTGCGCGAAATCCTCGCCACCGAATTCCTCGAAGCACTGGGCGTGAACACTTCCAAGACATTCTCCGTCATCGAGACCGGCGAGGAACTGGAGCGCGGAGACGAGCCCTCGCCTACCCGCTCGGCCGTGATGGTCCGTCTTAGCCATTCGCACATCCGCATCGGCAGCTTCCAGCGGCTGCTGGTGCTGGAGGAGCCGGGGCACATGGCCGCGCTGGTGGATTATTGCCTCGCCCGTTACCCCGGCCCGCCCCCGCCTGACGATGCGCCCGGTCGCGATGAGCCGGCCGTGAAATTGCTCCACCAGGTGGTCGAGCGGATGGCCGACCTTGCCGCCAGCTACATGGTCAGCGGCTTCGTCCACGGGGTGCTCAACACCGACAACATGAATGTGACCGGGGAAAGCTTCGACTACGGCCCATGGCGCTGGCTGCCCAGGTGGGAGCCGGGCTTCACCGCGGCCTATTTCGATCACTCCGGCCTCTATGCTTTCGGTCGCCAACCCGAAGCGCTGCATTGGAACTGCGGCCAGCTGGCTATCGCGCTAAGAGCGCTGGCCGAGGCCGAGCCGCTGATCGCGGCCATGAACCGTTTCGGACCGCTCTACGCCCAGGCCATTGCGCGCCGCTGGTGCTGGCGACTGGGTGTGGAATCGCGGGGCCTTGAGGCTGACAGCGCGCTTGTTGCGGCGTGCGAACGCGAATTGCGCGATGGCGCATGGCAGCCCGATGCGTTCTTCCATGCCCATCGTGGAGGGCGCGGCGAATTGGCTGCCCTGGCAAATTACACCCCCGTCGAAGGCGCGCTCGACCACCCCTATTGGCATGAAGGCGCGCCCGAAAGCATGCTGATCGACGAGGTCGAAGCGCTGTGGTCGGCCATTGCCGATGGCGACGATTGGCAACCCCTTGAAGACAAGGTCGCCTGCCTCCGCCGCGCCGGCAAGGCACATGGCGAGCTGCTGCCACCGCCGGGTCATGTAAAATACGCTTACACTTCGTCTCCCCCGAATTGA
- the astD gene encoding succinylglutamate-semialdehyde dehydrogenase, with the protein MSQNQIISYDPSTGEELWRGKTGDVDATVERARRAWPEWAAKPLAFRIETCRRFVNEVRAVSDKFAELIAKETGKPLWESRTEVESVMAKVDISVSAYAERTGQKKLESGLGGTAAVRHKPHGVMAVLGPYNFPAHLPNGHIVPALIAGNAVIFKPSEKTPAVGELLVKCFHKAGVPAAIIQLLVGGPTEGQALVAHRGIDGVLFTGSAQAGIAINKKLATNPGKILALEMGGNNPIVVADTPLITDAAILIVRSAFTSAGQRCTAARRLIVVESMYDAIVAEVKKLADRLIVGEPFADPQPFMGCVIDNNAADQLVESFLYFLSHGGKAIKHMTRPDDNLPFLSPAIIDTTKIENRPDVELFGPLLQVIKVPDLAAGIAEANNTRFGLSASLIGGTPQDYNRFWASVRAGIVNWNQPTSGASSKAPFGGLGLSGNHRPAAYYAADYCAYPVASAEMDQPRATVGVGFRDG; encoded by the coding sequence TTGAGCCAGAACCAAATCATCTCTTACGATCCGTCGACTGGCGAAGAGCTGTGGCGCGGCAAGACCGGTGACGTCGATGCCACGGTGGAGCGCGCACGCCGAGCCTGGCCCGAATGGGCGGCCAAGCCGCTGGCGTTCCGGATCGAGACCTGTCGCCGCTTCGTCAACGAAGTGCGCGCGGTCAGCGACAAATTTGCCGAGCTGATCGCCAAGGAAACGGGCAAGCCGCTGTGGGAATCTAGAACCGAAGTCGAATCGGTGATGGCGAAGGTCGATATCTCCGTTTCGGCCTATGCCGAGCGGACCGGGCAGAAGAAGCTCGAGAGCGGTCTCGGCGGCACCGCTGCCGTTCGCCACAAGCCGCACGGCGTGATGGCGGTGCTCGGTCCCTACAACTTTCCGGCGCACCTGCCCAACGGCCACATCGTCCCCGCGCTCATCGCAGGCAATGCGGTGATCTTCAAGCCAAGTGAAAAGACTCCGGCGGTCGGCGAACTGCTGGTCAAGTGCTTCCACAAGGCCGGCGTCCCGGCAGCAATCATCCAGCTGCTGGTGGGCGGCCCGACCGAAGGCCAGGCACTGGTCGCCCATCGCGGTATCGACGGCGTGCTGTTCACCGGCTCGGCCCAGGCGGGGATCGCCATCAACAAGAAGCTGGCGACCAATCCGGGCAAGATCCTGGCGCTTGAAATGGGTGGCAACAACCCGATCGTCGTCGCCGACACACCTCTGATCACCGATGCCGCGATTCTGATTGTCCGCTCCGCCTTCACCAGTGCCGGCCAGCGCTGCACCGCCGCGCGGCGCCTGATCGTGGTCGAAAGCATGTACGACGCGATCGTCGCCGAGGTAAAGAAACTCGCCGACCGGCTGATCGTGGGTGAACCCTTCGCGGATCCGCAACCTTTCATGGGCTGCGTGATCGACAACAACGCCGCCGACCAGCTGGTCGAAAGCTTCCTCTATTTCCTTTCCCACGGGGGCAAAGCGATCAAGCACATGACCCGGCCGGACGACAATCTGCCGTTCCTGAGCCCGGCGATCATCGACACCACGAAGATCGAGAACCGCCCCGATGTCGAGCTGTTCGGGCCGTTGCTGCAAGTCATCAAGGTGCCGGATCTGGCGGCGGGCATTGCCGAAGCCAACAACACCCGTTTCGGGCTCAGTGCCTCGCTGATCGGCGGAACCCCCCAAGACTACAACAGGTTTTGGGCCAGCGTGCGCGCCGGTATCGTCAACTGGAACCAGCCGACCAGCGGCGCTTCGTCAAAAGCACCCTTTGGCGGGCTTGGCCTGTCGGGCAACCATCGCCCGGCGGCCTATTACGCGGCCGACTATTGCGCCTATCCGGTGGCAAGTGCGGAGATGGACCAGCCGCGCGCCACAGTGGGCGTCGGTTTCAGGGACGGCTAG
- a CDS encoding glycine zipper 2TM domain-containing protein: protein MPNPFKTTALAVAASAVMVTTPIAAAPFSQHSPAAEATYGVPAWQADVAEHGKKRKYRDRYYDRGRYDARYDRGYDRYDEPVYRETRVWRGDDGRYYCRKSDGTTGLLIGGAAGALIGREVAGRGDRTLGALLGGVAGALLGREVDRGGSRCR, encoded by the coding sequence ATGCCCAACCCGTTCAAGACTACCGCCCTTGCCGTCGCCGCTTCCGCCGTAATGGTGACCACGCCGATCGCCGCAGCTCCCTTCTCGCAGCATTCCCCTGCGGCTGAAGCGACCTACGGCGTGCCTGCGTGGCAGGCCGACGTTGCCGAGCACGGCAAGAAGCGCAAGTATCGTGACCGCTACTACGACCGTGGTCGCTACGATGCACGCTACGACCGTGGCTACGATCGTTATGACGAGCCCGTCTATCGCGAAACCCGCGTCTGGCGCGGTGACGATGGCCGTTATTACTGCCGCAAGAGCGACGGCACCACCGGCCTCCTGATCGGCGGCGCTGCGGGTGCGCTGATCGGCCGTGAAGTTGCCGGCCGCGGTGACCGCACGCTCGGGGCGCTGCTTGGCGGTGTCGCCGGTGCCCTGCTCGGCCGCGAAGTCGATCGCGGCGGGAGCCGCTGCCGCTAA
- the rarD gene encoding EamA family transporter RarD gives MNAEPDHKPSGLPPALGAYLIWGFLPLYLLLVKVVPPFEFVAWRIIWTLPVCLLIVWFRRQWPELRDALGNPKVMRVLLASAILVAINWFVYVWAIQNGEVYAASLGYYINPLVNVLLGTVLLSEKLSRLQWIAVAIASAGVAVLATGALTTLWISLTLAISFGTYGLLRKQVPVGSLPGLTIESAILLLPSAGIATWYAASPAGSSFDDSLGLSLAIVLGGVLTAVPLLLFAIAARRMDYSTLGFTQFLAPSIVFVLGLTVFEKPLHQAEIISFALIWTALAIFVWDLLAKRRAGVFSTHVEAAPARSPTRPPTE, from the coding sequence ATGAACGCCGAACCCGATCACAAGCCGTCCGGCCTGCCGCCAGCGCTGGGCGCCTATCTGATCTGGGGTTTCCTGCCGCTCTACCTGCTGCTGGTGAAGGTCGTCCCGCCGTTCGAATTCGTCGCCTGGCGGATCATCTGGACGCTGCCGGTCTGCCTGCTGATCGTGTGGTTCCGCCGGCAATGGCCCGAATTGCGGGATGCCTTGGGCAATCCCAAGGTGATGCGGGTGCTGCTCGCCAGCGCCATCCTGGTGGCGATCAACTGGTTCGTCTATGTCTGGGCGATCCAGAACGGCGAGGTCTATGCCGCCAGCCTCGGCTATTACATCAACCCGCTGGTCAATGTGCTGCTGGGCACAGTGCTGCTGTCGGAGAAGCTTTCGCGCCTGCAATGGATCGCCGTCGCCATCGCCAGCGCCGGGGTGGCGGTGCTGGCGACCGGCGCGCTGACTACACTGTGGATCAGCCTGACGCTGGCGATCAGTTTCGGCACCTACGGCCTGCTGCGCAAGCAGGTGCCGGTCGGGTCGCTCCCCGGCCTGACCATCGAGAGCGCGATCCTGCTGCTGCCATCAGCCGGGATCGCCACATGGTACGCGGCGAGCCCTGCCGGTTCGAGCTTCGACGATTCGCTGGGTCTCAGCCTGGCAATTGTACTTGGCGGGGTGCTGACGGCGGTGCCGCTGCTGCTGTTCGCCATTGCTGCGCGGCGGATGGATTACTCGACGCTCGGTTTCACTCAGTTCCTCGCCCCCAGCATCGTCTTCGTGCTGGGGCTGACGGTGTTCGAAAAGCCGCTCCACCAGGCCGAAATCATCAGCTTCGCCCTGATCTGGACGGCATTGGCGATCTTTGTCTGGGACTTGCTGGCGAAACGCCGGGCCGGGGTCTTCTCCACTCACGTGGAAGCGGCACCGGCCCGCTCCCCCACCCGGCCACCCACAGAGTAA